A genomic stretch from Setaria viridis chromosome 1, Setaria_viridis_v4.0, whole genome shotgun sequence includes:
- the LOC117858745 gene encoding OPA3-like protein, with translation MILPVAKLGTLLLKTMSKPIATRLKTEASRHPKFRQLIINLAQANHRISTNIQRRVYGHATNVEIRPLNEEKAVQAAADLIGELFVFSVAGAAVIFEVQRSARSEARKEEARKKEIEAIRQKEDQLAEEILNMKQKLSELERFANSQGLSGLFRSSSVPDQTKPT, from the exons ATGATACTCCCGGTGGCGAAGCTCGGGACGCTGTTGCTGAAAACGATGTCGAAGCCCATCGCGACCAGGCTCAAGACGGAGGCCAGCCGCCACCCCAAGTTCCGGCAGCTCATCATCAACCTCGCTCAG GCAAATCACCGCATCTCCACAAACATCCAAAGAAGAGTCTATGGTCATGCAACTAATGTTGAGATTCGACCGTTGAACGAGGAGAAAGCTGTTCAAGCTGCTGCCGATCTTATTGGGGAGCTCTTTGTTTTCTCG GTTGCTGGAGCTGCCGTAATCTTTGAGGTGCAAAGAAGTGCAAGGTCAGAGGCCCGGAAAGAGGAGGCTcgaaaaaaagaaattgag GCAATAAGGCAAAAGGAGGATCAGCTGGCTGAGGAGATACTGAATATGAAGCAGAAGCTTAGTGAATTGGAGCGCTTTGCCAACTCGCAAGGTCTCTCTGGACTGTTCAGGAGCAGCAGCGTGCCAGACCAAACGAAACCCACATGA
- the LOC117858737 gene encoding rac-like GTP-binding protein 7, which translates to MSTARFIKCVTVGDGAVGKTCMLISYTSNTFPTDYVPTVFDNFSANVVVDGNTVNLGLWDTAGQEDYNRLRPLSYRGADVFLLAFSLISKASYENIHKKWIPELRHYAPNVPIVLVGTKLDLREDKQFFLDHPGLAPITTAQGEELKRMIGAAAYIECSSKTQQNVKAVFDSAIKVVLCPPKPKKKSARKQRSCWIL; encoded by the exons ATGAGCACGGCGAGGTTCATCAAGTGCGTCAcggtcggcgacggcgccgtcggCAAGACCTGCATGCTCATCTCCTACACCAGCAACACCTTCCCCACG GATTATGTGCCCACGGTGTTCGACAACTTCAGCGCCaacgtcgtcgtcgacggcaACACGGTGAACCTCGGCCTCTGGGATACCGCCG GACAAGAGGACTACAACAGGCTTAGGCCTCTTAGCTACAGAGGGGCTGATGTCTTTCTGCTAGCATTTTCCCTCATCAGCAAAGCGAGCTATGAGAATATTCACAAGAAG TGGATACCAGAGCTAAGGCATTATGCTCCAAATGTGCCGATTGTGTTAGTTGGAACAAAACTTG ACTTGCGTGAGGACAAGCAGTTCTTCCTGGACCACCCTGGTTTAGCCCCTATCACTACTGCACAG GGCGAGGAGCTGAAAAGGATGATAGGCGCAGCTGCATACATCGAATGCAGCTCCAAGACGCAACAG AATGTGAAGGCGGTGTTCGACTCCGCGATAAAGGTCGTGCTGTGCCCGCCCAAGCCAAAGAAGAAGAGCGCCCGGAAGCAGAGGAGTTGCTGGATCCTATGA